Proteins found in one Mytilus edulis chromosome 2, xbMytEdul2.2, whole genome shotgun sequence genomic segment:
- the LOC139512164 gene encoding uncharacterized protein, with protein MYSSSKETDVERFRSPFESNTEWKIRKKFLVEHINKFDEDRLICLSLCYVNVRQMGCKYPTMVMKQLNELAKDLGEDDISDITNLPSRIKGIETVKFVKSSDNGSQDNSSISGPSPAKKIVPMFGMNFVKSSSEFKSTDVAMHEEQKSDHSLVSGMNHFPAQRAKGTGLGYGTPKYSMTGITDVDIRFRTLVHAISDLKKKFGSAKNSIEILQMAVDKTKMSLDTKFRDVVGSQYAHTFVCSLTIDLVDISEGKATNKKAAKHTAFDLAVEKLENTDIYVDQSISDRPVLVKANKNTVQSQSFNSECTTKQTATNDHLDKQKSAYSLPCSFVSHSTQPDSYEASQSFSYDSSNYDDSSYNTEMYESNFKAVSKGNRQIANSLNGDITKFIIFENVSIDNTSNPYSILRQSCDINKALLEFHYELEANGVNMHCTVDIEGETIAEASEVGKVLVKALAALKAIEELRKICWTIKIKQSIDCQSDDSISRDSVMGEIQKQMETISDNNIGSKLLRKMGWSGGGVGAEGNIGREEPVAVSLQQIIKREGLGLNSGDGMKDFRNKVRKVVEDYAKSETQEDLSFTSDYTKEERAYIHTVSQRLGLKSQSRGKGDDRHLTLSRKRTTNQLFNHLINEGGSTHKYELVPPEKSAY; from the coding sequence ATGTATTCTAGCTCTAAGGAAACTGATGTTGAGAGGTTTAGATCTCCTTTTGAAAGTAATACTGAGTGGAAAATTAGGAAAAAATTCCTTGTCGAACATATAAACAAATTTGATGAGGATCGTTTGATATGTTTATCTCTCTGTTATGTGAATGTCAGGCAGATGGGATGCAAGTACCCCACAATGGTGATGAAACAACTGAATGAGTTGGCAAAAGACCTGGGAGAAGATGACATTTCAGATATAACAAATCTACCTAGTCGAATAAAAGGCATTGAAACtgttaaatttgtaaaatcaagTGACAATGGAAGTCAAGATAATAGTTCAATATCAGGACCATCACCTGCCAAAAAGATTGTACCTATGTTTGGTATGAACTTTGTAAAATCAAGTTCAGAATTTAAAAGTACAGATGTTGCAATGCATGAAGAACAGAAATCAGATCATTCATTAGTATCTGGTATGAATCATTTTCCTGCTCAAAGAGCTAAAGGAACAGGACTAGGATATGGGACACCTAAATACAGTATGACTGGCATAACAGATGTAGATATAAGATTCAGAACATTAGTTCATGCTATATCAGATCTGAAGAAAAAGTTTGGAAGTGCTAAAAACAGTATTGAGATTCTGCAAATGGCTGTAGATAAAACCAAAATGTCTCTTGATACTAAATTTAGAGATGTTGTAGGTTCTCAGTATGCACATACATTTGTGTGCAGCCTGACGATAGACTTGGTAGATATTTCAGAAGGCAAAGCAACAAATAAAAAAGCAGCTAAACATACAGCATTTGATTTAGCTGTTGAAAAATTGGAAAATACAGATATTTATGTTGATCAGTCTATTTCTGACAGGCCAGTCCTGGTAAAAGCAAATAAAAATACTGTCCAAAGTCAATCATTTAACAGTGAATGTACGACAAAACAAACAGCTACCAATGATCATTTAGACAAACAAAAAAGTGCATACTCTTTGCCATGTAGCTTTGTAAGTCATAGTACACAACCTGATTCTTATGAGGCATCACAATCATTTTCATATGACTCTTCCAATTATGATGACTCATCTTATAATACAGAGATGTATGAATCAAACTTTAAAGCTGTTAGTAAAGGTAACAGACAAATAGCAAATTCTTTGAATGGGGatataacaaaatttattattttcgaAAATGTCAGTATTGATAATACAAGTAATCCATATTCAATTTTGAGACAGAGTTGTGACATCAATAAGGCATTATTGGAATTCCATTACGAATTAGAAGCAAATGGTGTCAACATGCACTGCACGGTAGACATTGAAGGGGAGACAATTGCAGAAGCTTCTGAAGTAGGTAAAGTCCTTGTAAAAGCCCTTGCAGCACTCAAAGCTATCGAGGAACTTAGAAAAATATGCTGGACAATTAAAATTAAGCAAAGTATTGATTGCCAAAGTGATGATAGTATTTCAAGAGATTCAGTTATGGGAGAAATTCAGAAACAAATGGAGACAATATCTGATAACAATATTGGAAGCAAATTACTTCGTAAAATGGGTTGGAGTGGTGGTGGTGTTGGAGCAGAGGGAAATATCGGAAGAGAGGAACCAGTTGCAGTTTCATTGCAGCAAATTATCAAACGTGAAGGTCTTGGACTTAACTCTGGTGATGGAATGAAAGACTTCAGAAATAAAGTAAGAAAAGTTGTGGAAGATTATGCAAAATCTGAAACGCAGGAAGATCTTTCATTTACATCAGACTATACTAAGGAAGAACGTGCATATATACATACAGTAAGCCAGAGACTTGGATTGAAATCACAAAGTCGTGGAAAGGGAGATGATCGACATTTAACATTAAGTAGAAAGAGAACAACAAACCAGTTATTTAACCATCTAATTAATGAAGGTGGATCAACTCATAAATATGAACTTGTTCCACCTGAAAAAAGTGCATATTAA